A genome region from Solanum pennellii chromosome 12, SPENNV200 includes the following:
- the LOC107005661 gene encoding uncharacterized protein LOC107005661: MAEIVELQRNSANWVKAVDDIVRIEKKIFPKHESLARSFDEELKKKNSGLLYTQFGEEIAGYVMYSWPSSLSACITKLAVKENYRGQGLGENLLKAAIQKCRTRNVHRISLHVDPTRTAAMQLYKKLSFQVDTLVEGYYSSDRNAYRMYLDFDME, translated from the exons ATGGCAGAGATAGTTGAATTGCAGAGAAATTCAGCAAATTGGGTTAAAGCAGTTGACGATATAGTgagaatagagaagaaaattttCCCCAAACATGAATCTTTAGCTCGATCTTTTGATGAAGAACTGAAAAAGAAGAATTCTGGGTTACTCTACACTCAATTTGGTGAAGAAATTGCTGGttatgttatgtattcttgGCCTTCTTCACTCTCTGCTTGTATCACTAAGTTAGCAG TTAAAGAGAACTACAGGGGACAAGGCCTCGGAGAAAATTTACTGAAGGCAGCAATCCAGAAATGCAGAACAAGAAACGTTCATCGGATATCGCTTCATGTAGATCCTACAAGAACTGCAGCCATGCAGCTATACAAGAAACTCAGTTTCCAAGTGGATACTCTTGTGGAGGGCTATTACTCTTCAGATAGAAATGCCTATAGAATGTATTTGGATTTTGACATGGAATAA